AAGAGCGGGTCTGGCTCCTCAGCGACGTCAGCGGCCGCCCTCGGGGAACCGCACCCGGCCTGGCCCGGAGGACCAGTCCGCCCGCTGCTGGTCGGCGTCGCGGCCGGTCTGGACGCCGCTGCGGACGAGAGGCCGCACGGCTCCCGGGAGGGTCGGAGCCCGGTGGCGTGCCTGCTCGTGCGCGACGTCAGGGACGGGTGCGGCGCAGCCCGACCAGGAAGCCGGTCCCCCACGACAGGTGGGTCGCCGCGAGGACCACGGGCAGCCAGGCGCGGGCCCGGGCCGGCATCGGCCCGGCGGTCGCGGCGCCGACGACGACGATCGCCAGGTAGCCGAGGGGGGCGGCGAAGCCGACCTTGAGCAGCCGGGACCCCGCCAGCTCCCCGACCAGGCCGGCGACCGTGCCGACGGCGATGCCGGTGACCGCCACCGGCGGCGCCAGGTAGCGCAGGTTGGCCGTCTCGGGGTGACGGCGCACGACCTCGCGGCGCCACTTGCCCGTGTCGTACATCTGCTGGACCAGGGCCCGCAGGGAGGAGCGCGGCCGGTAGGTGACCCGGAGCTCCGGGGAGAACCAGATCCGCCGCCCGCTCCCCCGCAACCGGTAGTTGAGCTCCCAGTCCTGCGCCCGGTGCATGGTCTCGTCGAAGCCGCCCACCGCCGCCAGGGCCTCCTTGCGGAAGACCCCGAGGAACACCGTCTCGGCCTCCCCGGCCGGTGAGTCGGCCAGGTGGAAGGCGGTGCCGCCCAGGCCGAGCCGGGTGGTGTAGGCCGAGGCGACGGCCTGCTCGAAGGCCGAGTGCCCCTGGGCGTCCATCACCCCGCCGACGTTGGCCGCGCCCGTCTCCTCGAGCAGCTCGACCGCGCGGGCGATGTAGCCGTCGGTCAGCTCGCCGTGCCCGTCGACCCGGACGACCAGGTCGTGCCGGGCCGCCGCGACACCCAGGTTGAGGGCGTGCGGGGTGCGCCCCGCGGGGTTGTCGACGACCCGGATGCGGTCGTCGTCGGCCGCGAGCCGCGCGGCGATCTCGTGGGTGGCGTCACGGCTCGGCCCGACGGCCAGGATGACCTCGAGCTCGCCCGGGTAGTCCTGGTCGAGGACCCGCTGGACGGCGGCCGCGAGGTGCCGCTCCTCGTTCAGCACGGGCATGACGACGCTGACCCCGGGCCAGCTGCGTGCGCTCATCGGGTCATCCTGTCAGCCCCGCCGGGTGCGGCCCGGAGCACGCGCCCCGGCGGGCCCACGTCGCCGCTCGGGACGTCCGGCTCAGGCGGAGCAGACCGCGGTCAGGTCGTCGGTGTCCGCGCCCTTGCTGGCGGCCGGCTTCTTCTTCTTCGGCGCGGTGCTGGCGCTGCTGGGGGCCGGGCTGCTGGCGGTGGCGGTGGCGACCGGCTTCGGCGCGTCCTTGGCCTCCGAGGCGGCGATCTTGTCGGCCACGGCACCGCGGAGGACGTCGAAGTCGGGAGCCCCCGGCTGGATCAGCGGCGGCACCACGGCGAGGCTCGACGTCGGCAGCTTCT
The window above is part of the Friedmanniella luteola genome. Proteins encoded here:
- a CDS encoding glycosyltransferase family 2 protein, translated to MSARSWPGVSVVMPVLNEERHLAAAVQRVLDQDYPGELEVILAVGPSRDATHEIAARLAADDDRIRVVDNPAGRTPHALNLGVAAARHDLVVRVDGHGELTDGYIARAVELLEETGAANVGGVMDAQGHSAFEQAVASAYTTRLGLGGTAFHLADSPAGEAETVFLGVFRKEALAAVGGFDETMHRAQDWELNYRLRGSGRRIWFSPELRVTYRPRSSLRALVQQMYDTGKWRREVVRRHPETANLRYLAPPVAVTGIAVGTVAGLVGELAGSRLLKVGFAAPLGYLAIVVVGAATAGPMPARARAWLPVVLAATHLSWGTGFLVGLRRTRP